Proteins co-encoded in one Nonomuraea helvata genomic window:
- a CDS encoding DNA polymerase III subunit delta' codes for MAVFDDLIGQDQAAAVLSRAAAAAKEVVEGGRGAGMTHAWLFTGPPGSGREEAARAFAAALLCPDGGCGHCDQCHQVFIGSHPDLESVRPQGLSYSVKQTRELILRAAGAPTQGRWRVILFEDADRATESAANALLKAIEEPPPRTVWLLCAPAPDDMMITIRSRCRVVNLTTPAAEAVAHVLATRDSVPPEVARFAARAAQGHVSRARALALDEGVRRRREAVLSIPRSLTGVGECVSAAERLVKTAEEEAAAATAALNESETAELRKLYGEGSTGKGLNRGLVRGGAGALKELEDRQKSRATRIKRDSLDSALLELVSFYRDVLAMQFGAGVELANDDLRFDLDQLAKASTPEETLRRIDAIMQCRERLAASVNPQMAVEAMMLALRP; via the coding sequence GTGGCAGTTTTCGACGACCTCATCGGGCAGGACCAGGCGGCGGCCGTGCTGTCACGGGCCGCGGCGGCGGCCAAGGAGGTCGTCGAGGGCGGGCGCGGCGCGGGCATGACCCACGCGTGGCTGTTCACCGGTCCGCCGGGCTCGGGTCGGGAGGAGGCCGCCCGCGCCTTCGCCGCGGCGCTGCTCTGCCCCGACGGGGGCTGTGGCCACTGTGACCAGTGCCACCAGGTGTTCATCGGCTCGCACCCCGACCTCGAGTCCGTACGCCCCCAGGGTCTGTCCTACAGCGTCAAGCAGACCCGGGAGCTCATCCTGCGGGCGGCCGGGGCGCCGACGCAGGGGCGGTGGCGGGTCATCCTGTTCGAGGACGCCGACCGGGCCACGGAGTCGGCAGCGAACGCCCTGCTCAAGGCCATCGAGGAGCCGCCGCCCCGTACGGTGTGGCTGCTGTGCGCGCCGGCTCCGGACGACATGATGATCACCATCAGGTCGCGCTGCCGGGTGGTCAACCTGACCACCCCCGCCGCGGAGGCCGTCGCCCACGTGCTGGCCACGCGTGACAGCGTGCCGCCGGAGGTGGCCAGGTTCGCCGCCAGGGCCGCCCAGGGGCACGTCAGCAGGGCGCGGGCGCTGGCGCTTGACGAGGGCGTCAGGCGGCGTCGTGAGGCGGTGCTGAGCATTCCCCGCTCGCTGACCGGGGTGGGAGAGTGCGTCTCGGCGGCCGAGCGGCTGGTGAAGACGGCCGAGGAGGAGGCCGCCGCGGCCACGGCCGCGCTCAACGAGAGTGAGACCGCCGAGCTGCGCAAGCTCTACGGCGAAGGGTCCACGGGCAAGGGGCTCAACCGAGGGCTGGTACGCGGCGGGGCCGGGGCCTTGAAGGAGCTTGAGGACCGGCAGAAGTCGAGGGCCACGCGGATCAAGCGCGATTCGCTGGACTCGGCGCTGCTGGAGCTGGTGTCGTTCTATCGGGACGTGCTGGCCATGCAGTTCGGGGCGGGTGTCGAGCTGGCCAACGACGACCTCCGTTTCGACCTCGACCAGCTGGCCAAGGCCTCCACGCCGGAGGAGACCCTGCGGCGGATCGACGCGATCATGCAGTGCCGGGAACGGCTGGCGGCGAGCGTCAATCCGCAGATGGCCGTCGAGGCGATGATGCTGGCGCTCCGCCCCTGA
- the tmk gene encoding dTMP kinase, translated as MTALGRRHPTHVLTIAPFRRLWTAMSVCSLGDWLNLLALTALAANITQGDYRVQSLAVGGVFVAKMLPAVLLGPLAGVFADRFDRRLTMFVADLVRFAVVLSIPLVLSFQWMIGYQWVIIATILVECVNLFWVPAKEATVPNLVPKDQLESANRLNLLVTYGTAPVAALLFAALSVVGDAFGGLMPFAVGTDATGLALIVNACAYLVSAFLIFTLRDIPKRDGAISTPSVLKQIVEGWRYVGGNRLVRGLIIGMLGAFAAGGAVVGVAKIYVGALGGGDAAYGVVFGAVFSGMALGMFFGLRLLRELSRRRLFGLAITVAGLVLVATALIHNLVIVVMLTVLLGACAGIAWIIGYTLIGLEVEDGLRGRTFSFLQSTARVTLLLVVAVANPLAAIFGVHVLRMGEFAYRFDGSNLVLVIGGVLATVVGILALRHMDDRKGISLSADLIATVRGERFPAEAAEHVPGLFLAFEGGEGSGKTTQSRLIAIWLRDQGYDVVQTREPGSTKVGMRLRAILLDAAERGLSARSEALLYAADRAEHVEKVIRPALYRGSLVITDRYVDSSLAYQGAGRALDPKDVSKINAWATGGLVPHLTVLIDTPPQVGLTRLGGAADRIESEPLEFHERVRKEFRALAAAAPERYLVVDGTLPPEVITHQIQDRIREILPDPVPEESEDATGTMPAITDTMFSTRRRD; from the coding sequence ATGACTGCCCTTGGCCGACGCCACCCGACCCATGTGCTGACCATTGCGCCGTTCAGACGGCTGTGGACGGCCATGTCGGTCTGCAGTCTGGGTGACTGGCTCAACCTCCTGGCCCTGACCGCCCTGGCCGCCAACATCACGCAGGGCGACTACCGCGTGCAGTCGCTCGCCGTCGGCGGCGTGTTCGTCGCCAAGATGCTGCCTGCCGTGCTGCTCGGGCCGCTTGCGGGCGTGTTCGCCGACCGGTTCGACCGGCGGTTGACGATGTTCGTGGCCGATCTGGTCAGGTTCGCCGTGGTGCTGTCGATCCCGCTGGTCCTCAGCTTCCAGTGGATGATCGGCTATCAGTGGGTGATCATCGCGACCATCCTGGTCGAGTGCGTCAACCTGTTCTGGGTCCCGGCCAAGGAGGCCACCGTCCCCAACCTGGTGCCCAAGGACCAGTTGGAGTCGGCCAACCGGCTCAACCTGCTGGTCACGTACGGCACCGCGCCGGTCGCGGCGCTGCTGTTCGCGGCGCTGTCCGTGGTGGGCGACGCGTTCGGGGGCCTGATGCCGTTCGCGGTCGGCACGGACGCCACCGGGCTGGCGCTGATCGTCAACGCCTGCGCCTACCTCGTCTCGGCCTTCCTGATCTTCACGCTGCGTGACATCCCCAAGCGCGACGGCGCGATCTCCACGCCCTCCGTCCTCAAGCAGATCGTCGAGGGCTGGCGGTACGTCGGCGGCAACCGGCTGGTGCGCGGGCTGATCATCGGCATGCTGGGGGCGTTCGCCGCGGGCGGGGCCGTGGTCGGCGTCGCGAAGATCTACGTGGGGGCGCTCGGCGGCGGCGACGCGGCCTACGGCGTGGTGTTCGGCGCGGTGTTCTCCGGTATGGCGCTGGGCATGTTCTTCGGGCTCAGGCTGCTCCGCGAGCTGTCGCGGCGGCGGCTGTTCGGCCTGGCCATCACGGTCGCGGGGCTGGTGCTCGTGGCCACAGCGCTGATCCACAACCTGGTGATCGTGGTCATGCTGACCGTGCTGCTGGGAGCGTGCGCGGGCATCGCCTGGATCATCGGCTACACGTTGATCGGGCTCGAGGTCGAGGACGGGCTGCGCGGCCGTACGTTCTCGTTCCTGCAGTCGACGGCGCGGGTGACGTTGCTGCTGGTGGTCGCCGTGGCCAACCCGCTGGCGGCGATCTTCGGCGTGCACGTGCTGCGGATGGGCGAGTTCGCCTACCGGTTCGACGGCTCCAACCTGGTGCTGGTGATCGGCGGCGTGCTCGCGACGGTCGTGGGCATCCTGGCGCTGCGGCACATGGACGACAGGAAGGGCATCTCCCTGTCGGCCGACCTGATCGCGACGGTGCGGGGCGAGCGGTTCCCGGCGGAGGCGGCCGAGCACGTGCCCGGCCTGTTCCTGGCGTTCGAGGGCGGCGAGGGGTCGGGCAAGACGACCCAGTCGCGGCTGATCGCCATCTGGCTGCGCGACCAGGGCTACGACGTGGTGCAGACGCGCGAGCCTGGCTCGACCAAGGTGGGGATGCGGCTGCGGGCGATCCTGCTCGACGCGGCCGAGCGCGGGCTGTCGGCGCGGTCTGAGGCGCTGCTCTACGCCGCCGACCGGGCCGAGCACGTGGAGAAGGTGATCCGTCCCGCGCTCTACCGGGGCTCGCTCGTGATCACCGACCGCTACGTCGACTCTTCGCTGGCCTACCAGGGAGCGGGGCGGGCGCTCGACCCCAAGGACGTGTCCAAGATCAACGCTTGGGCCACCGGCGGGCTGGTGCCGCATCTGACCGTGCTCATCGACACGCCGCCCCAGGTGGGGCTGACCCGGCTGGGCGGGGCCGCCGATCGGATCGAGTCGGAGCCGCTGGAGTTCCACGAGCGGGTGCGCAAGGAGTTCCGCGCGCTGGCCGCGGCGGCGCCCGAGCGTTACCTCGTGGTGGACGGCACGCTGCCGCCCGAGGTGATCACCCACCAGATCCAGGACCGGATCCGCGAGATCCTGCCGGACCCGGTGCCGGAGGAGTCGGAGGATGCCACGGGCACGATGCCCGCCATCACCGACACCATGTTCTCCACACGCCGGCGCGACTGA
- a CDS encoding permease-like cell division protein FtsX: protein MPSSEVSATDQWEIVVFLCTPAAYGCHKRGVTEKQKRALRMFLEGMPELSDVRFVDRAGAYGNFRQDFASNKTLLKAVWAKDLPESFRLKVKQGADRDRVRIAAARRTGVDMAIDLAEIYDDPHRTSEWDASVFLCVEDSAMRPCLSGRGKANGAVVTPEERKAIVAAIKRTPAVESYVYEDQATAYRNFRELYADNEALIDATLLSDMPESYRLKLRSEADWNAVSRRLARLRGVSQVYNQRCMDAKLKLDVEYGRGDLPESKVCAPR from the coding sequence GTGCCCTCCTCGGAGGTCAGCGCGACCGATCAGTGGGAGATCGTCGTCTTCCTCTGCACGCCGGCCGCCTACGGCTGTCACAAGCGAGGCGTCACCGAGAAGCAGAAGCGGGCGCTGCGAATGTTCCTGGAGGGCATGCCGGAGCTGAGCGACGTCCGGTTCGTCGATCGGGCCGGCGCGTATGGGAACTTCCGCCAGGATTTCGCATCCAACAAGACGTTGCTCAAGGCCGTGTGGGCGAAGGACCTGCCGGAGTCGTTCCGGTTGAAGGTGAAACAGGGGGCTGACCGGGACAGGGTGAGAATCGCGGCGGCACGGCGGACGGGGGTGGACATGGCCATCGACCTCGCCGAGATCTATGACGATCCACACCGTACGTCGGAATGGGACGCCAGCGTCTTCCTGTGCGTGGAAGATTCGGCCATGCGGCCCTGCTTGTCAGGCCGCGGCAAGGCGAACGGCGCAGTGGTGACGCCCGAGGAGAGGAAGGCGATCGTCGCGGCGATCAAACGGACGCCTGCGGTCGAGTCGTACGTTTACGAGGATCAGGCGACGGCGTACCGGAACTTCCGCGAGCTCTACGCCGACAACGAGGCCCTCATCGACGCCACCCTGCTCTCGGACATGCCCGAGTCGTACCGACTGAAGTTGCGGTCCGAGGCCGACTGGAATGCCGTGAGCCGCAGGCTGGCGCGGCTGCGCGGGGTGAGCCAGGTGTACAACCAGAGATGTATGGACGCCAAGCTCAAACTGGACGTCGAGTACGGACGCGGTGACCTCCCTGAGAGCAAGGTCTGCGCACCGCGTTGA
- a CDS encoding SigE family RNA polymerase sigma factor yields MEVELLTQQEALARRRVDVASIFAEHHVGLVRLALIMVGDRASAEDVVQEAFARTHAGRGRLRDADKALAYVRSAVLNGCRSVLRRRATVFRRAVPYEPPVWSAESAALMGEEHREVLLALRDLPRRQREALTLRYYFDLSDQEIADTMGIGASTVRSTIARGLAALGRVLGEDS; encoded by the coding sequence GTGGAAGTCGAACTACTCACCCAACAAGAGGCCCTGGCGCGGCGGCGGGTCGACGTGGCGTCGATCTTCGCCGAGCACCACGTGGGCCTCGTCAGGCTGGCCCTGATCATGGTCGGCGATCGGGCGAGCGCAGAGGACGTCGTACAGGAGGCGTTCGCGCGCACCCACGCGGGCCGCGGCCGGTTACGCGACGCCGACAAGGCGCTGGCCTACGTCCGCTCCGCGGTGCTCAACGGGTGCCGGTCGGTGCTGCGCAGGCGGGCGACGGTGTTCCGGCGCGCGGTGCCGTACGAGCCGCCTGTCTGGTCGGCGGAGAGCGCCGCGCTCATGGGCGAGGAGCACCGCGAGGTGCTGCTGGCCCTGCGTGACCTGCCGCGCAGGCAGCGCGAGGCACTCACGCTGCGCTACTACTTCGACCTGTCCGACCAGGAGATCGCCGACACCATGGGGATCGGCGCCAGCACGGTCAGGTCCACGATCGCACGAGGGCTGGCGGCTCTCGGCCGGGTGCTTGGGGAGGATTCATGA
- the iscB gene encoding RNA-guided endonuclease IscB, whose product MFVLASDGTPLDPCHPARARKLLAAGRAVVARHTPFVIRLKDRTSEQCEVEGVEVSLDPGSRHTGISVFRAHDGTRYGLYGIQLNHRGGKIRDKLTARAAYRRGRRSRNLRYRAPRFANRARPQGWLPPSLKHRLVTVMSWMERLRRLVPVRAIQLETVRFDVHALAAGRPLAGVEYQHGTLHGFEVREYLLEKWRRACAYCAARGIPLTIDHIQPRSRGGSDRISNLCLACVPCNQAKNSMPVAEFLADRPAVLARVLAHAKASLRDAAAVNATRRALYEALKAAGLPVRCGSGGRTKWNRHRTGAPKSHTLDALHVGELHGVESWPGQVLVVAATGRGTYCRTRTDAFGFPRLRMPRTKQIFRYQTGDLVRAIVPRGKHTGTHTGRVAVRTSGSHTVQTPTGPVKTSHKHLRLLQRADGYTYTTKQEDRPCDPLTSVRLSASRHFLVPLCGSTFPLRPEGRSIHGEAR is encoded by the coding sequence GTGTTCGTCCTGGCATCGGACGGCACGCCGCTGGATCCATGCCATCCCGCCCGTGCCCGCAAGCTTCTCGCCGCAGGGCGGGCGGTGGTGGCCCGGCACACCCCGTTCGTCATCCGGTTGAAGGACCGCACTTCTGAGCAGTGCGAGGTCGAGGGCGTGGAGGTGTCCCTGGATCCGGGTAGCAGGCATACCGGCATCAGCGTGTTCCGCGCCCACGACGGCACCCGGTATGGCCTGTACGGCATTCAGCTCAACCACCGCGGCGGCAAGATCCGTGACAAGCTCACGGCCCGCGCCGCCTACCGGCGCGGCAGGCGGTCGCGGAATCTGCGCTATCGTGCCCCCCGGTTCGCCAATCGCGCCCGACCGCAGGGCTGGTTGCCGCCGAGCCTTAAGCATCGCCTGGTCACCGTGATGAGCTGGATGGAGCGCCTGCGACGCCTGGTCCCGGTACGCGCGATCCAGTTGGAGACCGTGCGGTTCGACGTCCATGCCCTGGCTGCGGGCAGGCCGCTGGCCGGCGTCGAGTACCAGCACGGCACGTTGCACGGCTTTGAGGTGCGCGAATACCTGCTGGAGAAATGGAGGCGGGCGTGCGCTTACTGCGCGGCACGTGGCATCCCGTTGACCATCGACCACATCCAGCCTCGCTCCCGGGGCGGCTCGGACCGGATCAGCAACCTGTGCCTGGCCTGCGTGCCCTGCAATCAAGCCAAGAACAGCATGCCGGTCGCCGAGTTCCTGGCCGACCGTCCGGCAGTCCTGGCTCGGGTGCTCGCACACGCCAAGGCATCGCTGAGGGACGCCGCCGCAGTCAACGCCACCCGCCGGGCGCTGTATGAGGCGTTGAAGGCGGCCGGCCTGCCTGTGCGCTGCGGCAGCGGCGGCCGTACCAAATGGAATCGGCACCGCACCGGTGCTCCCAAGTCTCACACCCTGGACGCCCTCCATGTGGGCGAACTTCACGGAGTCGAGTCCTGGCCTGGCCAGGTGCTGGTGGTCGCCGCCACCGGGAGAGGTACCTACTGCCGCACCCGTACCGACGCCTTCGGCTTCCCCCGGCTGCGCATGCCCCGCACCAAGCAGATCTTCCGATACCAGACCGGAGACCTCGTACGCGCGATCGTGCCGAGAGGCAAGCACACCGGAACGCACACTGGCAGGGTCGCCGTCCGCACCTCTGGCAGCCATACCGTGCAGACCCCCACCGGCCCAGTCAAGACCTCACACAAGCATCTGCGCCTGCTCCAGCGAGCCGATGGCTACACCTACACGACCAAGCAGGAAGATCGCCCGTGCGACCCTCTGACGAGCGTGCGTCTGTCGGCCAGCCGCCATTTCCTTGTTCCGCTTTGCGGTAGTACGTTTCCTCTCCGGCCTGAAGGCCGGAGTATCCATGGAGAGGCCCGATGA
- a CDS encoding helix-turn-helix transcriptional regulator — translation MVSSPMEAAHAAFWAERGGLLFRQARHAASMNQRALASVSGTSRTTLSAYEHGRKSPTLETAGRILDAAGFRLALEPKVEFAIRESGDGHRFHVPSRLPRLPVAAALGVARLRDRDYDLADREERRAAYVLLLCEGGPQELLDHVDAVLLAELWDELDLPPYIRAEWRPLMEGAQHGVGVST, via the coding sequence ATGGTCTCTTCGCCGATGGAGGCGGCGCACGCCGCCTTCTGGGCCGAGCGGGGCGGGCTGCTGTTCAGGCAGGCCAGGCATGCGGCGAGCATGAACCAGCGGGCCCTGGCCAGCGTGAGCGGCACGTCGAGGACCACGCTCTCGGCCTACGAGCACGGCAGGAAGTCGCCGACGCTCGAGACCGCGGGGCGCATTCTCGACGCGGCGGGGTTCCGGCTGGCGCTGGAGCCGAAGGTGGAGTTCGCCATTCGGGAGAGCGGCGACGGGCACCGGTTCCACGTGCCGAGCCGGCTGCCGCGACTGCCGGTCGCGGCCGCACTTGGAGTGGCGCGGCTGCGCGATCGTGACTACGACTTGGCCGACCGGGAGGAGCGTCGGGCGGCGTACGTGCTGCTTCTGTGTGAGGGCGGTCCTCAGGAACTGCTCGATCACGTGGACGCGGTGCTGCTGGCCGAGCTCTGGGATGAGCTGGATCTACCGCCCTATATCCGTGCCGAGTGGCGGCCATTGATGGAAGGCGCGCAACATGGGGTTGGAGTTAGCACATGA
- a CDS encoding metallophosphoesterase — protein sequence MIVLVFAGLVLLAHFYLWHRMVRSTTGPGRLRKVLSWGVVGLAALVVATFVGSRMEFGHWLAWPGYVWLALMFYLLVFLVVLEVPRAVAAFFVRRVERRAAPEPEPVPAMAGGAPAIPEPAPEAPPMSRRLFLGRATATVAGVGALGTVGYGMSSALGDPVIERVKVALPKLDARLSGLRFAVVSDIHLGPLTGRGHTERIVRMINGLEADVVAIVGDLVDGSVAQLGALAQPLKSLESRYGAYFVTGNHEYFAPSGPLEWIEELDQLGVRSLRNQRVEIKHQGAVLDLAGVNDLNGESAGDGPDFDKALGGRDTSRSTVLLAHQPVQVEQAARHGVDLQLSGHTHGGQIAPFNLVVGLQQPVVSGLATVDGVQVYVTRGAGFWGPPVRVGAPPEITMLELRA from the coding sequence GTGATCGTGTTGGTGTTCGCGGGCTTGGTCCTGCTTGCGCACTTTTATCTGTGGCATCGGATGGTGCGCTCCACGACCGGCCCGGGGCGCCTCCGCAAGGTGCTGAGCTGGGGCGTGGTGGGCCTGGCCGCCCTGGTCGTGGCGACGTTCGTGGGCAGCCGGATGGAGTTCGGCCACTGGCTGGCCTGGCCGGGATACGTCTGGCTGGCCCTGATGTTCTACTTGCTGGTCTTCCTCGTGGTGCTGGAGGTGCCGCGCGCGGTGGCCGCGTTCTTCGTGCGCAGGGTCGAGCGGCGGGCGGCGCCGGAGCCGGAGCCCGTGCCGGCCATGGCGGGCGGCGCCCCGGCGATTCCCGAGCCCGCGCCTGAGGCGCCGCCGATGAGCAGGAGGCTCTTTCTCGGGCGGGCCACCGCGACCGTCGCGGGCGTGGGGGCGTTGGGCACGGTCGGGTACGGCATGTCGAGCGCACTCGGCGACCCCGTGATCGAACGCGTGAAGGTGGCGCTGCCGAAGCTGGATGCGCGGCTCAGCGGCCTGCGGTTCGCGGTGGTGAGCGACATCCACCTGGGGCCGCTGACGGGCCGGGGGCACACCGAGCGGATCGTCCGCATGATCAACGGGCTCGAGGCCGACGTGGTGGCGATCGTGGGCGATCTGGTGGACGGGTCGGTCGCCCAGCTGGGGGCGCTGGCGCAGCCGCTGAAGAGCCTGGAGTCCCGCTACGGGGCATATTTCGTGACCGGTAACCACGAGTACTTCGCCCCCAGCGGGCCCTTGGAGTGGATCGAGGAGCTCGACCAGCTCGGCGTACGCTCGCTGCGGAACCAGCGCGTGGAGATCAAGCACCAGGGCGCCGTGCTCGACCTGGCCGGGGTCAACGACCTCAACGGCGAGTCCGCGGGCGACGGCCCCGACTTCGACAAGGCGCTGGGCGGCCGGGACACCAGCCGGTCCACCGTGCTGCTCGCGCACCAGCCGGTCCAGGTGGAACAGGCCGCCCGCCACGGCGTCGACCTGCAGCTGTCCGGACACACGCACGGCGGGCAGATCGCGCCGTTCAACCTGGTGGTGGGGCTGCAGCAGCCCGTGGTCTCCGGCCTGGCCACAGTCGACGGGGTCCAGGTCTACGTCACCAGGGGCGCGGGGTTCTGGGGCCCGCCCGTACGCGTCGGGGCGCCGCCGGAGATCACGATGCTGGAGTTGCGGGCCTGA
- the topA gene encoding type I DNA topoisomerase → MPANNGSAGGTRLVIVESPAKAKTIAGYLGRGYIVESSIGHIRDLPEKADDIPEKYKGAPWARLGVNVEHEFEPLYVVNPDKRSQVNKLRQLLKDADELYLATDEDREGEAIAWHLREVLKPKVPVHRMVFHEITPQAIRDAVANPRDLNLRLVDAQETRRILDRLYGYEVSPVLWKKVKPRLSAGRVQSVATRLVVERERERMAFTPAHYWDLQALFDTNKTEERPRDFTATLTGVNGKRVAQGRDFASTGQLKNADVLHLSEAAAGELAGRLRGSSFAVKSVERKPYTRKPYAPFRTTTLQQEASRKLGFSAKYTMQVAQRLYENGFITYMRTDSITLSETAVAAARSQAIKLYGAAYVPDKPRVYSSKVKSAQEAHEAIRPSGEEFRTPGETGLSGDMFRLYELIWQRTVSSQMKDAVGESITVKVAGRSSAGEDVEFSASGRTITFYGFLKAYVEGADDPATDRDDSEKRLPNLAEGDALSMTRLDVAGHSTKPPARYTEASLVKELEDREIGRPSTYASIIGTILDRGYVFKKGTALVPSFLAFAVVNLLEQHFGNLVDYDFTAEMEKVLDDIANDRAERVPELQRFYYGADGDEGLKEMVTDLGEIDAKEISSFPVKGSDIVLRVGRYGPYLDRDGARVNVPEDMTPDELTAEKAEELFSRPTGDRQLGQDPVTGHMIVAKDGRYGPYVTEILPEAPEDEAPKKRTKKADAPKPRTSSLFKTMSLDTITLEDALKLLAIPRLVGELEGEEVVAYNGKFGPYLKKGTDSRSLASEEDLLTVTIDQAKELFAQPKTRGRRAAAAAPLRELGDDPNSKKPVVVKEGRFGPYVTDGETNASLRKGDTVEDITIDRAAELLAERRERAPAPKKTTARKAPAKKPAAKKPAAKP, encoded by the coding sequence GTGCCAGCCAACAACGGCAGCGCCGGCGGAACACGCCTGGTCATCGTCGAGTCGCCGGCCAAGGCGAAGACGATCGCCGGGTACCTCGGGCGCGGCTACATCGTCGAATCGAGCATCGGTCACATCCGCGACCTGCCGGAGAAGGCCGACGACATTCCCGAGAAGTACAAGGGCGCTCCGTGGGCGCGGCTCGGGGTCAACGTCGAGCACGAGTTCGAGCCGCTGTACGTCGTCAACCCCGACAAACGGTCGCAGGTCAACAAGCTGCGGCAGCTGCTGAAGGACGCTGACGAGCTCTATCTGGCCACTGACGAGGACCGCGAGGGCGAGGCCATCGCCTGGCACCTGCGCGAGGTGCTCAAGCCCAAGGTCCCCGTGCACCGCATGGTGTTCCACGAGATCACCCCGCAGGCCATCCGGGACGCCGTGGCAAACCCGCGCGACCTCAACCTCCGCCTCGTGGACGCCCAGGAGACGCGGCGCATCCTCGACCGCCTCTACGGCTACGAGGTCAGCCCGGTCCTGTGGAAGAAGGTCAAGCCCCGGCTGTCGGCCGGTCGCGTGCAGTCGGTGGCGACGAGGCTGGTGGTGGAGCGGGAGCGCGAGCGCATGGCGTTCACGCCGGCCCATTACTGGGACCTGCAGGCGCTCTTCGACACCAACAAGACCGAGGAGCGGCCGCGCGACTTCACGGCGACGCTGACCGGGGTGAACGGCAAGCGGGTGGCGCAGGGCCGCGACTTCGCCAGCACGGGGCAGCTCAAGAACGCCGACGTCCTCCACCTTTCCGAGGCCGCCGCGGGCGAGCTGGCCGGCAGGCTCAGGGGTTCGTCGTTCGCGGTCAAGTCCGTCGAGCGGAAGCCGTACACGCGCAAGCCGTATGCGCCGTTCCGGACGACCACATTGCAGCAGGAGGCCAGCCGGAAGCTGGGGTTCTCCGCGAAATACACGATGCAGGTGGCGCAGCGGCTCTATGAGAACGGCTTCATCACCTACATGCGTACCGACAGCATCACGCTGTCGGAGACCGCCGTGGCGGCCGCGCGGTCGCAGGCGATCAAGCTGTACGGCGCCGCGTACGTGCCCGACAAGCCGCGCGTCTACAGCAGCAAGGTGAAGAGCGCGCAGGAGGCGCACGAGGCGATCCGGCCGTCAGGCGAGGAGTTCCGCACGCCGGGCGAGACCGGGCTGTCCGGCGACATGTTCCGCCTGTACGAGCTGATCTGGCAGCGGACGGTGTCCTCGCAGATGAAGGACGCGGTCGGCGAGTCGATCACGGTCAAGGTGGCCGGCAGGTCGTCCGCGGGCGAGGACGTCGAGTTCAGCGCCTCCGGTCGGACGATCACGTTCTACGGGTTCCTCAAGGCGTACGTCGAGGGGGCCGACGACCCCGCGACCGACCGCGACGACTCGGAGAAGCGGCTGCCGAACCTGGCTGAAGGCGACGCGCTCAGCATGACCCGGCTCGACGTCGCGGGCCACTCCACCAAGCCGCCCGCGCGTTACACCGAGGCGTCGCTGGTCAAGGAGCTGGAGGACCGGGAGATCGGGCGGCCCTCGACGTACGCCTCGATCATCGGGACCATCCTCGACCGCGGCTACGTGTTCAAGAAGGGCACGGCGCTGGTGCCGTCCTTCCTGGCGTTCGCCGTGGTCAACCTGCTCGAGCAGCATTTCGGCAACCTGGTCGACTACGACTTCACGGCCGAGATGGAGAAGGTGCTCGACGACATCGCCAACGACCGGGCGGAGCGGGTGCCGGAGCTGCAGCGCTTCTACTACGGCGCGGACGGCGACGAGGGCCTGAAGGAGATGGTCACCGACCTCGGCGAGATCGACGCCAAGGAGATCAGCTCCTTCCCGGTCAAGGGCTCGGACATCGTGCTGCGGGTCGGACGGTACGGCCCGTACCTCGACAGGGACGGCGCGCGGGTCAATGTGCCCGAGGACATGACGCCCGACGAGCTGACGGCGGAGAAGGCCGAGGAGCTGTTCTCCCGGCCGACGGGCGACCGGCAGCTGGGGCAGGACCCGGTGACCGGCCACATGATCGTGGCCAAGGACGGCCGGTACGGGCCTTACGTCACGGAGATCCTGCCCGAGGCGCCGGAGGACGAGGCGCCGAAGAAGCGGACGAAGAAGGCCGACGCGCCCAAGCCGCGCACGAGCTCGCTGTTCAAGACGATGTCGCTGGACACCATCACGCTGGAGGACGCGCTCAAGCTGCTGGCGATCCCCAGGCTCGTGGGCGAGCTGGAGGGCGAGGAGGTCGTGGCGTACAACGGGAAGTTCGGCCCGTACCTGAAGAAGGGGACGGACTCCCGGTCGCTGGCTTCGGAAGAAGACCTGCTGACCGTCACGATCGACCAGGCCAAGGAGCTGTTCGCGCAGCCCAAGACGCGCGGGCGGCGGGCGGCCGCCGCGGCGCCGCTGCGCGAGCTGGGCGACGACCCCAACTCCAAGAAGCCGGTCGTGGTGAAGGAGGGGCGGTTCGGCCCCTACGTGACCGACGGCGAGACGAACGCGTCGCTGCGCAAGGGCGACACGGTCGAGGACATCACGATCGACCGGGCGGCCGAGCTGCTGGCCGAGCGGCGTGAGCGGGCGCCGGCGCCGAAGAAGACCACTGCCAGGAAGGCGCCCGCGAAGAAGCCCGCGGCGAAGAAGCCGGCGGCCAAGCCGTAG